The Caldalkalibacillus uzonensis genome contains the following window.
AATTAAAACTGATTAATGCCCCGAAATCAAATACGAGTAGTTTAGTCAATCGAACATTAAGAATTTGGGTAGAAATTGAAAAAGATAGGGGCACCGAATACCCTAAAAATCACAGGTTTACTTTACTTGATGATTCGTTTTATACCTGGAAACCGGGCGATTATCAAGTTTTAGAACACTTTAGTTATGAGCTTTTTGCGAAGTCCGTAAGGACTAATGAGACAAGGGATGAGCGACACGGGAAAATCAATTTTACCCCATAACAGCCCTTTAAAATCAGGCATTTAACAGATGAAAAGCGGTGCTTCGGGCAAAATTGACCCCACCCAATCCAGCAAAATAAAAACAGGTAAATCCTCCCTATGGTAAAATAAAGTTGATCACACTTATACACAAGGAGGTTTACCTGTATGGCTATTATACAACAAATGAGTTTGTTTGAGTGGGAAGAAATTGAACAATTGGGAGATTTGGAACGTTTGCTTTTGGTGCTGGAAAACATGCCGGACGAACCGTTGATGCAAATGCTGGAAAAAGCACGTGGACGAGGAAAAAATGACTATCCGATCCGTGCCATGTGGAATTCCGTGTTAGCCGGGATCGTCTTTCAGCACGAAAGCATCGAGTCATTGCGGCGTGAACTGGGCCGCAATGGGCAACTGAGACACTTGTGCGGCTTTGAAGGACAAGTGGGCGACGTCCTCGGCTTACACTCGTTTTTTAAAAAAACTGCTGCAACATGAAGACCGGATCGAAGATATGTTTAACCAACTCGTTCAAGAATTGCGCAAGCTTCTGCCGGACTTCGGAAAACACTTTTTTGAAAAATGCCTTGATTTTTAATAGAATTTTAATTACAATGATAATAAGTTAATAACATATTGGGTAGAGATCAGGAGAAAACCCCCTTTAAACAGACAACTTTGAGGAGTGATAGGTATGTTTATTGTTTATTGGGTGTGTTTTCTCTTTTTTATGTTTATTCTTTTTAAACTACGATAGCTTTGCTTTTGATTTGATAACGGTTTCATTATTTAGTTTTTTATTATAAACTTTATATTTTATCCTAAATTATTCCTACTAGAGCTAGGAGGTGTTATTAACCGATTTGGGGCATTAACGTAATACTACCACACTGTCAACACTAAGATTTAATGATTTATTATCATTTGCTTGTCACGAGAAGTTATATTAAATCATGTAGTGAAGACACAAATAAATGGCTACTCTACATCAAATGTTAAGAACTGAAAAATTCTATTAACCAAGGGGGTTATTGAAATGAGTAAGAGATTAAATGTCCTTTTAATCATTGCTTTGTCGTTAGTGTTAACAGCTTGTTCAACTGAATCAGGTGGGCAAGGAGGTAATAATACGGTTTCGTTATATTCACCTGAAACACCAGATATGACAAATGAAATGAAAGAGCAATTTGAAGAACTTTACGGTGGAACAGTTAACATCCAATATGCAGGCACAAACGTTCTTGTTAACCGTATGATTGCAGAAATGGATAATCCACAAGCTGACGTTTGGTATGGGGGAGGGGGAATACTTCCGTTTGAAGCAGCTGTTGAACGAGGTTTTATTACTCCGTATATTCCTGAAGCTGTGAAAGACTGGGATGTCTATGAAAATGGAATAAAAGTAAGGCATGAAGATTGGTACTGGGTTGGAACTGAAATTTTCGTTCTAGGGTTTGTATATAATACCGATTTACTTGATGAATCGGAGTTGCCAAGAACATGGGATGATTTATTAGACCCGAAGTGGAAAGGCAAATTACAAATGCCTAACCCGGCAGCATCGGGGACAGCAACTCTTCTTGTATTGAGCCAAATGATGGAGAGAGGCGAAGAAGCGGCATGGGAGTATTTTGATCAACTAGTAGAACAAATGAATGCGATTCCTGATTCAGGTGGTGCACCAACTCGTGCGGTTGCAACTGGTGAAGCATTAATCGGGATCGGTTTTGACTTCATGGCTTACCAAAATAAGGCTCGTGGTGAATCAGTAGACTTTATCGTTCCTGAAACGACACCTATTCTTGTTAACCCTGTATCTCTAGTTAAGGATGGTCCTAACCCTGAAGGAGGCAAAGCATTTATTGACTATATGCTTTCTGAAGAAGGACAGCAGCTAAAAGCTGATTGGTACCATATTCCAATTATGCCTGGAATTGAATCTAAGTCCCCTTTATCATTAGAATCTTTAGAAGGTCACGCTCAGCAATTAGATATTGATTGGGTTGTAGAAAACTATGATCGCATAAGAAATGAGTGGAGAGAAAGATATCAATAATGAAGCTTGAGGAGGGCTATCATGGGTTCCGTAGTCGTTAAAGATCTTATTAAGAAATATGATGACGTCGTAGCACTTAAAAATGTTAATTTAGACATCAAGGAGGGTGAATTTTTCGCCCTTCTTGGGCCCTCTGGTTGTGGAAAAACAACAACGATGAGGTGCATTGCTGGATTTGAAGACCCTTCATCAGGGGACATTTTTATAGGGGATCAAAAAGTAAACCATGTTCCACCTAATAAAAGAAACTGTGGGATGGTATTCCAAAGCTATGCCCTTTTTCCACACTACAATGTGTTTGAGAATGTTGCATATAGCTTAGTAGTTAGAGAATTATACAATGGTGGCTTAATGACTAAAATAAAAAACTTTGCGCTTCTAATGAGCAGACGATTGGCTAAGCCATCAGAACACATCGAGAAAAAAGTAAGGGATGCATTGAAATATGTAGAGCTAGAGCCGTATGCTGAGAGAGCCGTAAGTGAGCTATCAGGGGGGCAACAGCAGCGTGTTGCTTTAGCTAGAGCATTGGTTATGGAACCATCTGTTTTACTTATGGATGAGCCACTTTCAAATCTTGATAAAAAGCTTCGTAATACGATGCGTTCAACGATTCGTAGAATTCAACAAGATGTTGGAATCACTACAATATTCGTAACCCATGATCAGGAAGAAGCCATGAGTATGGCTGACCGAGTGGCGGTTATGAAAGATGGTGAGGTTATTCAGATTGCTTCTCCAACTGAACTATATAGTCAACCCAAAACATCATTTGTTGCTGATTTTGTGGGATCTTCAAATATTTTCCAAGGCAACGTGAAGAAATCAGAAAAAACACATACTATTGTTAAGTTTGGAGATATTGTGTTAAAGTCCAATTTTAATACAAATAAAAATGATGTCAATGTGATGATAAGACCCGAAAGCATAGAACTGTTTGCAAATGGAGCTTCGACAGATGGTGAAAATGTTATTGAGGGTGAGGTCATTATTTCGACTTACTTAGGATCTCAAATCAGATATGACGTTAAGGTTGGAATGTATGAGTTTATGGTAGATAAAACATATGAGCCAGGAGTACCAGTGTTAGAATCAGGTGAAAAGGTAAAATTAAAAATTAATCCTGAACGGGTGTTGCTAATATGAAACCAGAAATTAAGCGGGAGTTGATTCAACCTAAACCATCAAAGAGAAAAGGTTCTTTTTTAGCTCGAATTGATTACTTATCTGTTGTTAAATGGGGAATATCGGCCTTTTTTATTATTTTTCTAATCATTCCTTTGCTTTCAATATTTATCGTAAGTTTTACTGGCGTGCCGATAAATATTTTTGGCTCTTTAGTTAACCCTGATATTTTTGCCACCACTATAGAGCGATTGTCTAATGCCTCATTTGAGCACTATTTGAAACTGGCAGGCGGGGGTACATATTTCTCAGCACTAATGAATAGCTTGGCTCTATCTTTAGGTGTATCTGTCCTAGTTATTCTAATGTGTTTGCCTATTGCCTATGGATTTGCTCGAACAACGATGCCATTTAAGAAATTATTTGGAGCGTTATGTATTGTTCCATTGATTGTACCTACATTTATATCAGCAGCAGGAATTATTTTAATGTTTGGACAATCAGGATGGGTTACATCAATTTATCAGTCGTTAGGTGGAGATGGCGTCATATTTGATGTCTATTCTATGACTGGGATAGTCCTAGTACAAATCTTTTTCTTTTTTCCATTTGCGCTTTGGCCAATGGTGGCAGCCTTTAAAACAAGTGACATTTCATTAGAGGAAGCTTCAAATAATTTGGGAGCAAAAAACTGGATAACAATGCTATTTGTAACACTACCTCTAGCTCTACCAGGGATCATCTCAAGTGTTCTACTTATATTTACTGTTAGCTTTTCAGATTTTGGTACGCCTATTATTATGGCACCACCAGATCTGAATTTGATTGTTGTTGAAGCGTATCGTGAAATTGCCGGTTTCTTTAACTGGGCGGGTGCATCAATACTTACTGTAATCATGGTGTTAGTTGCTGGATTATTCTTCTGGTTACAACGATTGGTCACTAAGGGAAGAGACTATGGCACATTATCAGGAAAGCCAAAACAACAGCGCTTAAACGATAACAAATTTGTAACGACAATTTTAACGATCTATACAGCTATTGTTGTACTGATCCCATTGTTGACGTTATTTACAGTCTTTTTACAATCAATCGCTACGACATGGGGACATGGCATGTTCCCAAATGGTTATACACTTGAACATTATGCGAGAATTTTCTCGCGTTCATCGACTAACATTTGGAATAGTATCGTTTTAGCCTCTGGAGCGTTAATCGTCAGTGTGGTTGTGGCCACGTTTATATCTTATTTTGTTGTTCGCCGCAATGCAGTAAAACTTGATTTTATGGCATCTATTCCACTTATTGTACCTGGGATTGCCCTAGGGATTGCCCTAATCCAAACATTCAACACGGCACCATTGCAATTGACAGGTACAGCAACATTGTTAATTGTGGCTTATGCCATACGACGAATGCCGTATATGATTCGTTCAACAATGGGCACGATGATGGCTATTAAGAAAGACATTGAAGAAGCAGCAGTTAATCTAGGAGCCTCTCCGCTTCTTGCAGCCATGACAGTCGTTGGGCCACTAATGCTTCCGGGGATTGCCGCTGGCTCGATACTCGTATTTGTTACGGTAATCAAGGAAACAAGTATAACGGTATTACTAGCGCCATCGGATTGGGCTCCAATGAGCTTAGTTGTTTTTCAGAGCTTGTTAAGAGGTGATTATTACACAGCCTCGGCAATGGCCATATTAATCATTGTTGTTGTTCTTGTGCTTCAAGCGATTGCTAGTCGTATTTCAAAACAATCACTTTATTAATGTGACGGAGGTAGGTATTATTAGAGGATTTATATTTGACCTGGACGGAACTGTGTATTTAGGAGATCAACCGATTAAGGGAGCTGCAGAAGCCATTAACACATTACAACAAAGAGGGGATCGAGTTGTCTTTTTATCCAACAAGCCGATTGCAACTAGAATGTTTTATGTTGAAAAGTTGAGAAAGATGGGAATTGAGGCATCACTAGAAAATGTATTGAATTCAAATTATATAATGGCGTATTATCTGAAAGACATTCTAACAGCAGAACAATCTGTTTTTGTCATAGGAGAGTGGCCTCTCATCGAAGAACTTGAGGCTCAAGAGATACCAATTACGCAAGACCCATTGCAAGCAGATTATGTTATCCTTTCATGGGATAGGTATTTTACGTATGACAAGCTCAATGCAGCGTTTCAAGCATGGTTTCATGGAGCAAAAATTATCGCTACAAATCCGGATCGAACCTGCCCAATTGAAAACGGACAAATCCCAGATTGTGGGGCAATAATTGGTGCTATAGAAGGAGCAACTGGCCAAGCTATTGACGCTGTTGTCGGTAAGCCTTCAGCGATTATGGCAGAAACGGCTGTTAAGAAGCTTGGGCTTGACTTTTCACAATGTTACATGGTCGGAGATCGCTTAGAAACTGATATTAAAATGGCTAATGAAACGGGGATGAATAGCGTTCTCGTTCTAACCGGAATTACGACTGAGGATATGCTAGCTACAAGCCCTTATCAACCGAAATATGTATTAAATAGCATTGCAGACATCCCTTCAATTTAAATGTATAACTCAACTTTCGCAGACAGAAACACCGAGTAAACCCTTGATATAATTGGGCAGACTCGACAAAAACTAATCGAAAAGCTCTTGAAACTTCTCTTCCGTAACTCAAGTTTGACACGGAGCATTACGATGAAGGCTGAAATATATGTAATTTCAGCCTTTATCAATAACACATAACACTACATTCCAAGTGTGACGTTCTGTTTTCCAAGACCCTTGGCGGAGCCGTTGTCCCACTCGCCACAAATGCCATGTTGGCTTCTCCCCGCAGTTCGGTACGGATAATCTGTTCTTCACCATTAGAAACCACCAGACTTGCCTTGATTTGACTGACCTCATGTAAAACATCCTTTACACTGGTCTGGCAGCCGATTTCCTTTAACTTATAGGCAAGAACGGACTCCATCACGAGCGCCAGGAAACATACCATAATATGTCCGCGGATACGATCCTCATTCCGATGATACATTGGGCGTAATTCGAGCCCGTGTGAATGCTAAATTAGAATTAACAAAAATCGCTGGATAACAGTGAACACTATTTACCATAACATTCCTCTCCCAGTATCATATCACTGGAAACATCAAAACAGTTGGGAGAGGAAAATATGAATAAAATGGAAAGGTGGAACATGTACCTAGAGATTCAACAGCTAAAGAAACTGGGACTTAACAAATCGCAAATTGCCAGACGATTGAGGGATTAGCCGCAATACAGTTTACAAATATATCAATATGACACCTGAAGAATTTGAGGATATGTTGGAGCACATGGAAGTGAGACAAAAGAAATTAGACTGTATCAAAGAGAAGCTCATCACCTGGTTGAAACAGTATCCCGACATTTCAAGGCACAGATCCATGATTGGATTAAGGAGAGATATCCTGACCTTACGGTCGGTGAAAGTACCGTCAGGTGCTATGTTAGTCAACTGAGAAAGGAGTATAGTATTCCAAAAATAAAGGTGACCCGGCAATATGAAGCGGTTGAAGACCCGCCTATGGGACAACAAATGCAAGTTGACTTTGGTCAG
Protein-coding sequences here:
- a CDS encoding ABC transporter substrate-binding protein, whose product is MSKRLNVLLIIALSLVLTACSTESGGQGGNNTVSLYSPETPDMTNEMKEQFEELYGGTVNIQYAGTNVLVNRMIAEMDNPQADVWYGGGGILPFEAAVERGFITPYIPEAVKDWDVYENGIKVRHEDWYWVGTEIFVLGFVYNTDLLDESELPRTWDDLLDPKWKGKLQMPNPAASGTATLLVLSQMMERGEEAAWEYFDQLVEQMNAIPDSGGAPTRAVATGEALIGIGFDFMAYQNKARGESVDFIVPETTPILVNPVSLVKDGPNPEGGKAFIDYMLSEEGQQLKADWYHIPIMPGIESKSPLSLESLEGHAQQLDIDWVVENYDRIRNEWRERYQ
- a CDS encoding ABC transporter ATP-binding protein; translated protein: MGSVVVKDLIKKYDDVVALKNVNLDIKEGEFFALLGPSGCGKTTTMRCIAGFEDPSSGDIFIGDQKVNHVPPNKRNCGMVFQSYALFPHYNVFENVAYSLVVRELYNGGLMTKIKNFALLMSRRLAKPSEHIEKKVRDALKYVELEPYAERAVSELSGGQQQRVALARALVMEPSVLLMDEPLSNLDKKLRNTMRSTIRRIQQDVGITTIFVTHDQEEAMSMADRVAVMKDGEVIQIASPTELYSQPKTSFVADFVGSSNIFQGNVKKSEKTHTIVKFGDIVLKSNFNTNKNDVNVMIRPESIELFANGASTDGENVIEGEVIISTYLGSQIRYDVKVGMYEFMVDKTYEPGVPVLESGEKVKLKINPERVLLI
- a CDS encoding transposase; its protein translation is MAIIQQMSLFEWEEIEQLGDLERLLLVLENMPDEPLMQMLEKARGRGKNDYPIRAMWNSVLAGIVFQHESIESLRRELGRNGQLRHLCGFEGQVGDVLGLHSFFKKTAAT
- a CDS encoding ABC transporter permease, with the translated sequence MKPEIKRELIQPKPSKRKGSFLARIDYLSVVKWGISAFFIIFLIIPLLSIFIVSFTGVPINIFGSLVNPDIFATTIERLSNASFEHYLKLAGGGTYFSALMNSLALSLGVSVLVILMCLPIAYGFARTTMPFKKLFGALCIVPLIVPTFISAAGIILMFGQSGWVTSIYQSLGGDGVIFDVYSMTGIVLVQIFFFFPFALWPMVAAFKTSDISLEEASNNLGAKNWITMLFVTLPLALPGIISSVLLIFTVSFSDFGTPIIMAPPDLNLIVVEAYREIAGFFNWAGASILTVIMVLVAGLFFWLQRLVTKGRDYGTLSGKPKQQRLNDNKFVTTILTIYTAIVVLIPLLTLFTVFLQSIATTWGHGMFPNGYTLEHYARIFSRSSTNIWNSIVLASGALIVSVVVATFISYFVVRRNAVKLDFMASIPLIVPGIALGIALIQTFNTAPLQLTGTATLLIVAYAIRRMPYMIRSTMGTMMAIKKDIEEAAVNLGASPLLAAMTVVGPLMLPGIAAGSILVFVTVIKETSITVLLAPSDWAPMSLVVFQSLLRGDYYTASAMAILIIVVVLVLQAIASRISKQSLY
- a CDS encoding HAD-IIA family hydrolase, with the protein product MLVVFQNNHFINVTEVGIIRGFIFDLDGTVYLGDQPIKGAAEAINTLQQRGDRVVFLSNKPIATRMFYVEKLRKMGIEASLENVLNSNYIMAYYLKDILTAEQSVFVIGEWPLIEELEAQEIPITQDPLQADYVILSWDRYFTYDKLNAAFQAWFHGAKIIATNPDRTCPIENGQIPDCGAIIGAIEGATGQAIDAVVGKPSAIMAETAVKKLGLDFSQCYMVGDRLETDIKMANETGMNSVLVLTGITTEDMLATSPYQPKYVLNSIADIPSI